A region from the Achromobacter seleniivolatilans genome encodes:
- a CDS encoding aminotransferase-like domain-containing protein, with protein MRQADATLVAQLADGLARRIDEQGLRPGTRLPSIRKMAEQSGVSRFTVVEAYDRLVARGLVQSRRGAGFFVRARSGPLTAVSAPSSSLAPPARIDIAWLLRSMFRETGTQGMPGGAGLLPADWLDPDMVAGAVRAVGRSVRANLVSYGHPQGFAPLRQQIAATLQSDGVPAHPDLNLLTTNGVTHALDLIARYMVKPGDTVLVEDPAWFVIFGRLAAFGARLIGVPRRPDGPDCAMLEQLAAQHKPKLFLINSAVHNPTGHSLSAGVAYDILRIAERHDFMVVEDDTYGELHPGGAMKLAVLDRLNRVILVGGYSKMLAASLRVGYVAANPDILQKLADLKMLAGLTSPELGERVIHRVLMEGQYRRHIERVRARVDDARQRCLKGLMKLGLTVHHEPNAGMFVWADCGRDTEVLAREAADRGMLLAPGTLFSPSQAPSTMLRFSVPIVDDRGIWTELEKLFAQNGPYNQ; from the coding sequence GTGCGCCAGGCCGATGCCACTTTGGTGGCCCAACTGGCCGATGGCCTGGCCCGCCGCATTGACGAGCAAGGCTTGCGGCCCGGCACCCGCTTGCCGTCCATCCGCAAGATGGCCGAACAATCCGGTGTCAGCCGCTTCACGGTGGTGGAGGCCTATGACCGGCTGGTGGCGCGCGGTCTGGTGCAGTCACGCCGGGGCGCGGGATTTTTTGTGCGGGCGCGCAGCGGTCCGTTGACAGCGGTTTCCGCGCCTTCCAGTTCGCTGGCGCCACCCGCCCGCATCGACATCGCCTGGCTGCTGCGCAGCATGTTCCGCGAAACTGGAACGCAGGGCATGCCCGGGGGCGCCGGCTTGCTGCCGGCCGACTGGCTCGATCCCGACATGGTGGCGGGCGCGGTGCGCGCGGTAGGGCGGTCGGTACGCGCCAATCTGGTCAGCTACGGCCATCCCCAAGGTTTTGCGCCCTTGCGCCAGCAAATCGCCGCTACGCTGCAAAGCGATGGCGTGCCGGCGCACCCGGATCTCAATCTGCTGACGACCAATGGCGTCACGCACGCGTTGGATCTGATCGCGCGTTACATGGTTAAGCCGGGCGACACCGTACTGGTCGAAGATCCCGCCTGGTTCGTCATCTTTGGCCGCCTTGCGGCGTTTGGCGCGCGGCTGATCGGCGTGCCGCGCCGGCCGGATGGCCCAGACTGCGCGATGCTGGAACAACTAGCCGCCCAGCACAAACCGAAGCTTTTTCTGATCAACAGCGCTGTGCATAACCCGACCGGCCATTCGTTGTCGGCTGGCGTGGCCTATGACATTCTGCGCATTGCCGAGCGTCACGACTTCATGGTGGTCGAAGACGACACCTATGGCGAGCTGCATCCCGGCGGCGCCATGAAGCTGGCAGTGCTAGACCGCCTGAACCGCGTCATCCTGGTGGGCGGCTACTCCAAGATGCTGGCTGCCAGCCTGCGTGTGGGTTATGTGGCGGCCAATCCTGACATTCTGCAAAAACTGGCCGACCTGAAGATGCTGGCCGGTTTGACCTCGCCCGAGCTGGGCGAGCGCGTGATCCATCGGGTGCTGATGGAAGGGCAGTACCGGCGCCATATCGAGCGCGTGCGGGCGCGGGTGGACGACGCCCGGCAGCGATGCCTGAAAGGGTTGATGAAATTGGGCTTGACCGTGCACCACGAACCGAACGCCGGGATGTTTGTGTGGGCGGATTGCGGCCGCGATACCGAGGTTCTGGCGCGCGAGGCTGCCGATCGTGGCATGCTGCTGGCGCCTGGCACCCTGTTTTCACCGTCCCAGGCGCCGTCGACCATGCTGCGCTTTTCCGTCCCCATCGTGGACGATCGCGGGATCTGGACGGAACTTGAAAAACTCTTCGCGCAAAACGGCCCCTACAATCAATAA
- a CDS encoding LysE family translocator: MTLFPTNWADVPLASASLLGPLALFALVSSITPGPNNVMLASSGLNFGFRRSMPHLLGVNLGFTLMIFLVGVGLGSVFQQVPVLYTILKYAGAAYLLYLAWKIANSGAMDDGEARGKPFTFLQAAAFQWVNPKAWVMAVGVVATYTPQNGFFANLVIATIVCGVVNLPSIGVWVTFGTALRRVLHKPWAIRAFNVGMALLLVASLYPVVLELAH; this comes from the coding sequence ATGACTCTTTTCCCGACCAATTGGGCTGATGTGCCCCTTGCCTCCGCATCGTTATTAGGTCCGCTGGCGCTGTTTGCCCTGGTCAGCTCCATTACCCCGGGACCCAACAATGTGATGCTGGCGTCGTCCGGGCTGAATTTTGGCTTCCGGCGCAGCATGCCCCACCTGCTGGGCGTGAACCTGGGTTTTACCTTGATGATTTTCCTGGTCGGCGTGGGCCTGGGATCGGTGTTTCAACAGGTGCCCGTGCTGTACACCATCCTGAAATACGCGGGTGCGGCGTATCTGCTGTACCTGGCTTGGAAAATCGCGAACTCAGGCGCAATGGACGACGGGGAAGCACGCGGCAAGCCATTCACCTTTCTGCAGGCTGCCGCGTTCCAATGGGTCAACCCTAAAGCCTGGGTGATGGCCGTTGGCGTCGTGGCGACCTATACGCCGCAGAACGGCTTTTTTGCCAACCTGGTCATTGCCACGATTGTGTGCGGTGTCGTCAACCTGCCCAGCATTGGCGTCTGGGTAACGTTTGGCACCGCCCTGCGCCGCGTGCTGCACAAGCCTTGGGCGATCCGCGCCTTCAATGTCGGCATGGCCCTGCTGCTGGTGGCGTCCTTGTACCCGGTGGTGCTGGAACTGGCCCACTGA
- a CDS encoding LrgB family protein: protein MPLEFNLFFWPVATVLAYVCARLIYRRYAYWWTSTLVIAPALLLALAIALHTGYRDYMSGSHWLMAMLGPVIVAFALPLFEQRALIRRYWPVLAAGVAVGSLIAGVSAWVLGSLLDLPPDLRLSLLPRSVATPFAIAVSSHVGGVPDLTAVFVIVTGVFGAAIGQLMRQWLPLRSALARGALFGMGAHGAGTAKARELAADEGAVAGLVMVMAGLFNVLITPAVVAGLLA from the coding sequence ATGCCGCTTGAGTTCAACCTGTTTTTCTGGCCTGTGGCGACGGTGCTGGCATACGTCTGTGCACGCCTGATCTACCGGCGCTATGCCTATTGGTGGACGTCCACTCTGGTGATCGCACCGGCACTGCTATTGGCTCTGGCCATCGCTTTGCACACCGGCTACCGGGACTATATGTCCGGCTCGCACTGGCTGATGGCGATGCTGGGGCCGGTCATCGTGGCCTTTGCCCTGCCGCTGTTTGAGCAGCGCGCATTGATCCGCCGCTACTGGCCGGTGCTGGCCGCGGGCGTTGCGGTAGGCAGCCTGATCGCGGGAGTCAGCGCCTGGGTGCTGGGCAGCCTGCTGGATCTGCCGCCCGACCTGCGCTTGAGCCTGCTGCCGCGCTCGGTCGCCACTCCCTTTGCTATTGCCGTGTCGTCTCATGTGGGCGGTGTGCCCGATCTGACTGCCGTATTCGTCATCGTGACGGGCGTATTTGGCGCGGCGATCGGTCAACTGATGCGTCAATGGCTGCCGCTACGTTCCGCTTTGGCTAGGGGGGCGTTGTTTGGCATGGGCGCGCACGGCGCCGGAACAGCAAAAGCCCGCGAGCTGGCAGCCGATGAAGGCGCCGTCGCGGGCTTGGTCATGGTGATGGCGGGTTTGTTCAACGTGTTGATCACCCCCGCAGTCGTCGCCGGCCTGCTGGCCTGA